Below is a genomic region from Argopecten irradians isolate NY chromosome 14, Ai_NY, whole genome shotgun sequence.
ACATAATACACACGAATCCCATGTTTATGTACAAACGCATAATAGAGTACATAGCCTTAGAGGAAGATCTGTATAACTACTACCGGTATACAGAGACGAGTGCTGTGCAGCACCCCCACCCCCGACACATTCAGAGTACCTCATCCACCAGTTATATGTTACTTGCGTTATCCTTGCTGATATATCTAGTGTGAATGTTTTATTGATTACACGAACTCGTTTAAATTGTCAGGTGTACCTTGTTTCATAGAGATTATTATCAGAACAGGCTCAAGTTTCATGAACATACCTTAATTTAAGGAAACTCGTTTACTTAACATTGTCTTTAGGAAGCATTGGAGAAATGAAAGGAAAAAATTGAACCTCTTTGCAATGGTTCCCTAAAGGGAATTTCAAATTAAGGAAACTCTTTCATTAAGGGTGTTCGTGAAACTGGACCAAAGACGTTGAAATTCTATAAAGAGTATGTTAGTATTATACTAAACTTATCCTTCAGATTTATCacttaatatgtaaatacattgtttttttgGGAACGGTAACGGTTATGTTGCAGAATATATTAACGAATTGAAGAGCACATTAAAGTGCATGTAACTCGAATTACAATACTATCTATGTAgataatataaagttatgaaGACAGACGAGGAGTAGGCATTATCTTTCATTTTAAATCAAGTTATTTTCTCGAGTTACgagttcaaattaaattaagTGGGGTGActgtatttgtatttgcaaaTCGACAACTTTATTTGACGTTTTCAGTATTTCTTATAATGACTGCCAGTAGTATCATATCAAAATGTGTGCATACAATAGTTAAGAAGTTTACATCGAAATCAGAAAAGAGATACTCGCCTCAGAAAAGATTCGAATTAATCCAAAACGATTATTAGGATCAAAACATAAATCAAATAATGGAACACTAATATGTCACTAAAACATTGTCTATTATCGAATCCTGGTGCAATTATTCATTACTAAGTTTTCAACGTTCTGCAATAGTACAAACCATGTAAGTGTGTAGCAACAATAGACTTATTTAATATggagaataaaaatatattcagcCTACTTAGAAAAGTAAAATTACAGTGAAAGGACATCGTTCACATCATAACAAAATCTGGTTACTTAAAGTAAATACAGTTACGAAACCTCTAACATGAAAAACCGACCATGTGTCCCTCAAGAGTAAGCAATATCTGTTTAACATTAGTCAGGCAAATCTAGTCAAATCAGGAACACAAGCTCATAGGAGAGTCGAGTACAGGTACATAATGAGGTTATGCAATGACTTGTACAGTTGTCTTGTGTTAAGTCAAATTTAGAACCACGAGTTTATGGAGTATTCTGTGGGGGATACCCGTGACACTAAGAATTACACCCGTCTACGGCTGGCCCATGAGGAAGAAATATGATTAGTATAATCTAAgactcaaaatgtgttgatgTTTGACAAACAACTTTGGCTATGGAGTGAGGAATCCGTACACTGTAAGAGACCAAGCGAGGGGTACCAATGTTTGAACAGTGTAATGAGTGTTTGTAAGATCGACAGCCAACTCAGAGGTGTTCCAGTATGTTTTGGATTACAAAGACTACACAACTTACTGAAAACTCGTCCGCCCTAAAATGTAACATCCAAACCTGTGGGGTTACCTGTCTTAAGACGACACAATTCAAAAAATTTCAATGTCACAAGTATTTATCAATCATAGATTTGTTTTGCGAATTCAGTCGTTTAAACtaaatgcataaaatatttactCCTTGATTGGGAGTACATTGTCTTAGTGTCATTATACCGTTCAAAAACTAAATCATCTTTCAGATACGTATTGTTTAATTTAGATTGATTTGGAAAAGTCTTGCATTTTAAGTTTACCCTGTTGTCTGTTTCGCATTGTCGctaatatttatacaattaaaAAGAACCTCTTATAATTGAGGAAGTAACTTTGTTAAGTTACAATTAAAAATGCATTAattcaaatgattcatttagcGAATAACTTAGATTACAACAAATGCTACAACACTAATTCGAGAAATCGAATCGAGAGGAAACAATGGAATAACACAATTGTGTACAGAAGCACTTAACTCGGCAAAAAGATCCAGAGAATAAGATCATCAAATCTGGTTAAAGTACCTCGGCCTGCAATAACAGGTATTTATACGGTTTAAAAATTGTTGGTGATCAGATGAAAAACAAAACTGAAAAGAATTTAAGCAATGATCGATACTCTTGCAAATTTGACATTAGCATTTGCTCTTTTTATAGAGAAAAGgtgccatttgtcagcggcggagcatctttagcTGTCTAGTTACCCCAACTTATGTAGTCTAGTCACAGTTGCCTACCTTTGTTTGTGACACACAAACAGCTACAATGTACAATTCTCTCCTACCTACATGTCGCCGAgtctacccatgcaataaagcttCGTAACGTCAGAACAACTTGATTCATTCATCAGTCTattgtgttttatgttatttaattgATTCATTCATCAGTCTattgtgttttatgttatttaattgATTCATTCATCAGTCTATTGTTAATGAATTGATTCATTCATCAGTCTATTGTGTTATTTAATTGATTCATTCATCAGTCTATTGGGATAATGATTTGATTCATTTATCAGTCTGTTGTATTTTTGGATTGATTCATTCATCAGTCTATTGTGTTATTGAATTGATATATTCATCAGTCTATCTTGTTATGAATTGATCCATTCATCAGTCTATCTTTTTATTGAATTGTTTCATTAATCAGTCTATCATGATATTTGATTGATTCATTCATCGTTCCATTGTGTTGTTCACACTTTTCCTTTCTTTTGGTGTGAATTAATGTCGTTTAATTAAGTACAGCATACTGAATTCGGACATGGTTACatctttattataaaatatcactatatgTTTATcacaaggtcattcatattttCACCtccattattgatatatatacctggtacatgtacaataacatgTATTAGATCTGCGTATTGTTCATAAGAAATATCTTGTATTATCTTTTTATCATGCATCTTCATTGGTAAAACTTTCTATTActaattaatgtatatttaataaaaaaaataatcatactaccatttgaaaataaagtcaatttacaattattttttcactGGTTGTTTTCATCTACATTTCATTTGTCAAAAATGAGTCCCGAGACATTCCAACAAGCGATCCcaaagggatcttggcgcccaccaaagaatgatctttgtttgacaatggaaagagggatcttttccctgcttttcaaactttttcaaacacactacatttaaaatttgagacagatcgctatagtactttctaagaaatagtggtaacaaacttcaacaatgaaatcgaAGATGGCGGTTGacctatcagttacaaaatgcaatatgcacaactagggccctagggggacctacatatgaaatttgagaagaatcccttcagtactttctgagaaatatcggtaacaaactttaactaccaaaatccaagatggtcgcctgtcggccatcttgttgaccgatcggtcccaaaatgcaatatgcacaactagggccctaggggaacctacatatgaaatttgagaaagatcccttcagtactttctgagaaatagcggtaacaaactttaactatcaaaatccaagatggccgcttgtcggccatcttgatgaccgatcggtcccaaattgcaatatgcacaactagggtcctaggggaacttacatatgaaatttgagaaagatcccttcagtactttctgagaaatagcggtaacaaactttaactatcaaaatcaaatatggccgcctgtcagccatcttgttgaccgatcggtcccaaaatgcaatatgcacaactagagtccaaggggaacctaaatatgaaatttgagaaagatcccttcagtactttttgagaaatagcggtaacaaactttaactatcaaaatcaaatatggccgcctgtcagccatcttgttcaccgatcggtcccaaaatgcaatatgcacaactagggtccaaggggaacctaaatatgaaatttgagaaagatcccttcagtactttttgagaaatagcggtaacaaactttaactaccaaaatccaagatggccgcctgtcggccatcttgttgaccgatcagtcccaaaatgcaatatgcacaactagggccataggggaacctacacatgaaatttgaaaaagatccctttagcactttctgagaaatagcggtaacaagaattgttaacggacggacggacggaccacggacgaaaggcgatttgaatagcccaccatctgatgatggtgggctaaaaagtccAACTCACATggattatataattatctatttatcaCTGAAGGTGTGTAACTATACCCATTCCATATTGGATTGAGTACTGATGTGTGTGAGGGTGGGAGGGTGTGTGGGTGTGAGAGTTGATTGGTATACATTGATGTGATTGTGAATTAGTATTTACAGACAAAGTCCAGACACACAATtgtaaaaatcaaaacatttcttcaAGAACAGATACTGatgtaatatacaaaatggGATTACAAATGAGAAAGGAAACAAAATTGGTTAATGATACACATTTTTGTACGATGAATATATCATGTTATTCGACGGGTCACTCACATACTGAGTGCACCACATATAGTGACCAATTGGATTATAGATGTAAAATGGATGAGTTTGGTTCAGATAGACACTCCTTTCACTCATCTCACACTCAACTCAGTTATGGTGGAATACATTTTCTGCTTTAAATACATAGAAGAAAAGGAATATATACGAAGAGCAATTTAGCTTCAACCCCCTTCTTTACTGTAttatttaattgtattttacTTAGTAATTAGACTGAAACAAATATTATGCTGGTATCAAAACACTTCATAGATAAAAATAGAAATCATTCGATCATTCACTTCGATCACTCTGTAAGACTGGCCTAGCATAAAACCAGCATACCATTATGTGTTGTCTGAACCTCACAACGGTACAGCATTAATTTCATCTCGCCTGACAACTGTAATATGGAATGATATGTATACAAAGTACTGGTACATACATTCATACCAAAGTACATTGTCGTAAATACATCAAATTAATTGATATGTTAAGAATTTTACATACATTCAATcacataaaaatagaaatgagaAAGAGaacaaataaaaagaaaattaatctGTTGACAGCAGTAGATTATAGAAAttcaacaataaaaataaaataaaatgtaaaataactaaAACAGAGTAACACtacatacattatgtacattagAATGTGAAACTATGATTTCTACATTCACCTTAACAAACATGTAATGAATCAACAGTTTGAGTAGACAGGCTTTTACAATGATACTCACACCTGTTCtcaaatgtaattttatattacCAGGTAACTCTATAGTAACTCTATGGAAATGACTTTTTAAGTTGTTTAATGTTCATTCATTACAAgttgtttttttagtttttttttcatatttgacttcactctttattttttaatgagTTTACTATAATATTCATAATCTCTATATCATGATACTTTTGTGTGACTTTGacacaagaaaataaataatacatagtgaactgtacatgtaaattttatgtaaatgtctaCACATTTCCTATAAAATATGTCAAACATCTTGTGatacaaatagttttttttaaattaatagcaagtattaacatatataaaacaggttTTATTCAATGGATGGAAATGTAAAAGACACAGCATACAATTAGGAAAGTATTATAACTACTGTGAAATTCCAAGGAAAATAACAGAATCAGTATGACTGGCCATGGATGGGCTTCCTTTTAAGCAAAGCCAATTCTACATTCTAACAAACAGCCATACATGTACCATCCATGCCAGCGTATATAAATTCTCCTCATTATATGACAGTTTCAAAAGTATCTAAAGACAAACCTGTAAATGCTTATCAAATAGCGATGATATTGATGATTAATAACAATCATCATCGTTACTATCCCAAATGACAATGTAGGACCATGACTCCCTCTATGATTATTATAACTTCTTGGGGATCacattgtatttaattttaatgaaaacgTTTTTGCAAGAGTAAGAggtatttattttttctgttttatcaatttaattaatAGGTATCTACTGACATGGCAACTACCTCATCTATGGATTTATAAACATCAGAAATACGTAGCTATTaaatatagtctaatataatcATGGTTATTTTATCAGGATATATCACTTTTAAACCCCTCTTGCAATATATCTGGTTTCTGTAGAATGAGATCATTATGTACACAGTATAGCACtttgtctgattaacacaaCAGAAGGTATAATGTACATCACATGTATGGCACATCTTCCCAGATACAGTGAGAGAACTAACATAGGTATTGTCTAATGTTCAATCTCTTCACAATAACCAGTACATTGACGGTCACAGTAATGGTGTTGGAATTGAAATACAACATTCATATCACTAAGTAATAAATCAATTCATGAtcttgttaaaaaaaacattattatgtCTGTGTATGATGCAAATTTGTACcaataaatgtttattcaaTGTCTTAAAATAGGTTTCataacatttcataaaaaaaatattttaaaaaaaatctttgatagAATCTAACATATTGTTTTCACTTTGAAAATAAAGACAACAGGCTTGCACTAAAATTTTGAATCATAccataattacaaaaaaaatttgtaCCATGTTTTGATACAACAAAGACATATTCAACTAGTTTATTTTGTAACAAGAATCCTCGCATTACAAATTAATGTACCATGTACATGATGTGTAGTATGAATTAAAATCCTTGGGTGTCTAAAATAATCctgaattttataaaattatatttttgacagagttatctcccctctatGATATACGATGAGCTGCGTCCCGAGAGTCTTCTACATTCCGTAGGTTCTCCAGAGCGTGGATAATTCTTTCCTTGGCTTTGAGACGACCTTCTGTCGCGGTTGGGTGCACACATTCATTCAATAAATGTTCCAGGTCCCAATCGTCCACAGCAAAGTTTGGCATGTCATGTAGCAGTCCACTGGGCATGCCCAGATCTGCATCATTTGCATATTTTGATAGAAGGTTTCTACACACTGCGTAATAGTTTAGATCTGACTCCATTCTGGAACACAAATCCTCTGTTGAGAATGTCAGACAGTTTTTTCCATCACATTCATCAAATCTGTTCTCATGTAGTTGGTTCCATAAAGGTTTCTTCACTGCAAAAAAAAAGTGAAtcaacattatacattttttaaatataaacaaactctttcatgttttgtaaatgatttttattttagctCTTTCAAATTCTTTTagcaaaatctttaaaatgtataaGCTCAATATCTTTAAGCATGCACAATATCAtaaattttgttgtatttacaatatacatacacaaaataacatattaagTACAATCCTAATGCTGAATAAGCAATGGCATTGCAATGAAACCAGAATACTTCTTGAACCATTAAAACCATTACAActtttcaaatattgatataccaTATTCTACCATAATAAATGCCCCTCTCCATTCTTTAGACTAGAATTTTCCTACCTCAAATTAATTTCTCTCTTATAACTATTAAAACTGTGTAGGTTTCTGtaattgatttcttttgcatTTTGATTGTGcaaaaattttgtgaaatgttaacAAAATTTGGTTCTATTAAGAGTCttctaatttttttattttttcaatttttcagtGCCCTGTGCACTTATGTATTGAGTGGACTATAGTAACTTATATTTGGTTTATCCAATGAAAAGTCAGATCTGCCTCTAATCTCTAGTCGACTATGGTAACTTATATTTGGTTTATCCAATGAAAAGTCAGATCTGCCTCTAACCTCTAGTCCACTATAGTAACTTATATTTGGTTTATCCAATGAAAAGTCAGATCTGCCTCTAACCTCTAGTCGACTATGGTAACTTATATTTGGTTTATCCATTGAAAAGTCAGATCTGCCTCTAACCTCTAGTCCACTATAGTAACTTATATTTGGTTTATCCAATGAAAAGTCAGATCTGCCTCTAACCTCTAGTCCACTATAGTAACTTATATTTGGTTTATCCAATGAAAAGTCAGATCTGCCTCTAACCTCTAGTCCACTATAGTAACTTATATTTGGTTTATCCAATGAAAAGTCAGATCTGCCTCTAACCTCTAGTcacttattttgtttatatgaaaagtCAAATCTGCCTCTAACCTCTAGGACTATGTAACTTATATTTGGTTTATCCAATGAAAAGTCAGATCTGCCTCTAACCTCTAGTCGACTATGATAACTTATATTTGGTTTATCCAATGAAAAGTCAGATCTGCCTCTAACCTCTAGTCCACTTATATTTGGTTTATCCAATGAAAAGTCAGATCTGCCTCTAACCTCTAGTCCTCCCGACTATAGTAACTTATATTTGGTTTATCCAATGAAAAGTCAGATCTGCCTCTAACCTCTAGTCCACTATAGTAACTTATATATTTGGTTTATCCAATGAAAAGTCAGATCTGCCTCTAACCTCTAGTCGACTATGGTAACTTATATTTTTATCCAATGAAAAGTCAGATCTGCCTCTAACCTCTAGTCGACTATAGTATCTTCTATGTGTTTTCATCTTATCTTCAAATGGGCGTTCGTGAATACATATCTACATATTACCTTTCATAAATGGAACGTCTTGTATTACaagaataaaaaattaattatttccaaTCTCAAGTTAAAACTTTTCATAAATGTAACAGTATTTGAGTAAAACGTCTTTATTTAAAAAACTAACAATCCCTGACATCCAAGGGAAGTTGCGTAAACTATGTAGGGGGTTCTGCAATGTTCCCATATTAATGGAGCAAACTTTAGTCATACGCCAGTTTCACAAATTAGGGTCAATTAtcacggcaggtctgttgaaaaatgaaaaaatgaccgtactgttgaaaaatgaccttggcaaactatcaacggatggtctttttgaaaaagtttgtactatgtggtgtgtcacttccgagtaccagtggaaagtgttacaaaactataattatgtgatataattaatttgtttcttaattgaTATGTTTGGTACAGTCATATTGTATTTAGGTAAATTGAAACCAGGGAGTAAAATTATCCACTGAAAAGGAAATTACAGGTTTattcattgaaataatattttgttgaaattgaaaattgaaattgagttgtttttttcttttgaaaccaaatgtgtattttcttttattaattaaccattataacattaacatttatttcCAATATTGTGCTTAAGTTTACCCTTTTAGGCCATGGAGCATTATAATAGTTGTATAGAGGTTCTCCTTCATAGCTAACTGCAATAAATCTTCCACAAGCTCCATAATATTCTGGAAAAGGCCAACCGTCTGATGAAGGAAATGtctgaaaatcaaattttaagcatacaaaataattatacatgtacaaataaattGATACATGTGAAGTACAAAACCTTGTGTATTAAAAGTTgatccagaaaaaaaaacctgggTATGTTGATGATATATGCAAAATCCTGCCATTTATCCGCAAGAcatacagaatttttttttcattttgatccAATATTCAGATAACAGTACTTAGTTATACTGTTTGCATTTACAGTACTGCAGTTTATGATCAATTAGTAGTAAATGTTTTCAATTCAATAGTATGCAATACACACTTTTCTATAAAGTTCTAATTTCTATGTTGTTTAAGAATGAAGATCTGTATGTGTTGTATACCTGAAGCATCAATGGTTCTGGGTTAGTGATAGCCGTAACATAGAGTTGTAACTTGTCCCTCGTCATCACCTCCGGGTTGTCTGGCTTCAGCTTCTCTTTGTAACTTTCCATCACTTTATCAATCAGGTTGTAGGTAGGACAGGAGAACATGGACGCTGTTCCTTTTAGATGTTTTGGTAACAGCCCTAGACGTCGAATCTCATCACCAGTATTGGTTCGCATCAGAACTCGTGCAATATCACAGCCTACTGGGCGCAAAGCATCTTGGCATAATTTCTCATCAATTTCGTCAAGTTCTTTGTCGTGAGCCAGTTTTTTTAGAACCATAGTTTGACCATGTTCAGAATGTTCagcaaaatgtacatttttgatatttacaaagtCCAGGAGCCTCACTTGTGACCAACCCTTTAATTTAATCTGATTATCTTTGAATGCCCAGCAAAGACTGTGACCATAGCAAGCTGGACATTTATCAGTCTGTAGAAACGCATCGTCTACGAGGTGATTCCGCGTCAGGGACACTATCAGACTGCCGTAGATATACATTGATAGACACAGAGTGGCTAGTAAGAAACACTTGGTCCGCCATGACAGTCTGCGTATGGTGGCTGCAGCATCAGACACAACAACACGAACATTCCTCATTTGACGGTTTTGACTGGAACCGCTACGTCGATTTCTAACGTGGTCCGGAATCATTTTCAGTTTGCTTGGTAATCACATGAAGGGAGCGCTCGAGAGAGTACCTGTAAAAAGGATACAATACCATAACACTGAACTTGATCATAGGTTTActgttaaaaaaatatcttatattttgatatacaacACATTATGTACTCCATCATTTAATCATGGAATCgctttcagttggcatttatGGAAGAGCTCATCCTCAATaccccaggggttccgatcacttatgatctctacacccctggactatctcatagtgaaattgaaggcagctcagctgaaaatgtTTGACCAATCACTGCCTAGCaaacatttcctttgaagattacagagagagcgacgcctaacatcaaagccacacagtcaaccacagtgtaccgttatacggctcttttgatgtacatcaaaggactaaattacctgttctattctgttgcctccagtttcactatgagatagtccaggggtgtagagatcgtaagtgatcgaaacccctggaatatcgaggatgggaagAACTAGGCCCTATAACttcctggaatatcgaggatgggaagAACTAGGCCCTATAACttcctggaatatcgaggatgggaagAACTAGGCCCTATAACttcctggaatatcgaggatgggaagAACTAGGCCCTATAACttcctggaatatcgaggatgggaagAACTAGGCCCTATAACTTAATATGTTGAGAAATTTAAAACCTGACATGATGATTAGgggatataaaaaataaagttgaCACTTGCATTGAGAGCTCCTTTACTTTTAGCAGTTTATAGGTCAAATAACAATTTCTAAGAAATCTGAAGAGtcaatatatatgatacatacctatatacatgtaggtctacTCTGTATGTGCTTTAGGCCCTaacaataaactttatttttgaaAAGCATTGACGTGAATTTGCGTACAGGAATATTGGTACTTGGAGAGAACTAGTTCAGAACTAGAGACCAGCTATTTCCCTACTGGAATTTTTCCTAGATACTCTTGAAGTTGATTGCTTATTTACTGCTAGAATGAATATACATACCCAGCCTACTtcacctttcggccgggtacgaattggtccctatgtgtcctagtggagcactgccaATAAAAATCACTCGGGCTCAATTTTCTATTCttatttgtaggtttccaattactttatatgtatacaagcttttacataatatttttgtccaaaacaaacataactaccattctttatATATCTGCAATACCGCTCACAtgacgtcaaattcataatttgtagacttgccgtataCATTCTCTAAAGGccttcatatgtatatgtagaaaaaataatgtcatgCTGAGAATTAGATATTTTATACGATTCAATTTTATTGCCTTTTAGGTACATGTAGATCtaagtgatataaaacaagtacgataaaatacaAAGTTTCTAATAATGATTTGCATAATTACTACTTTCCTTCATTACCAGTAGTAcacaccaattgtagctctaaagacgacactatTTTCTGTCTAAACGCCTATTGAGATACAAATACAATGTTGCAGCTAATTTAGGTACTGTGGCAACGTTAACACTCGAAGTTTAAAATTAGGTCATTGGTCATTTATCTATGTATATAAAACGATCATACCTGGGTCGCCTGACATCTATAACATAATGCAGCAAGACGTTTATGTAGAAGTATTTGGGAAAtatacaaaattgtgaattatcgAGGACTCAACTGGACTTCGGCAGTTCAACTTTCATACAGTTCCGCGTCGATCGATGTTAACGGAAAGCTTGATACTTTCCAGTCTTGATGGTTCGATACAAACGCCCATGAGAACCATGTGAATAATTGTCATATAACATTTGA
It encodes:
- the LOC138308092 gene encoding divergent protein kinase domain 2A-like; the protein is MIPDHVRNRRSGSSQNRQMRNVRVVVSDAAATIRRLSWRTKCFLLATLCLSMYIYGSLIVSLTRNHLVDDAFLQTDKCPACYGHSLCWAFKDNQIKLKGWSQVRLLDFVNIKNVHFAEHSEHGQTMVLKKLAHDKELDEIDEKLCQDALRPVGCDIARVLMRTNTGDEIRRLGLLPKHLKGTASMFSCPTYNLIDKVMESYKEKLKPDNPEVMTRDKLQLYVTAITNPEPLMLQTFPSSDGWPFPEYYGACGRFIAVSYEGEPLYNYYNAPWPKRVNLMKKPLWNQLHENRFDECDGKNCLTFSTEDLCSRMESDLNYYAVCRNLLSKYANDADLGMPSGLLHDMPNFAVDDWDLEHLLNECVHPTATEGRLKAKERIIHALENLRNVEDSRDAAHRIS